GACGACGGTCGTCGCTGTCGGGAGTGCGGAGGACGAAGCCCTGCGTCTCGAGGCCGTTGATCATGCTCGTCATCGAGGGTGCGGTGACCCGCTCCCGCTCCGCGAGAGCGGAGATCGTGCGGCGCCCGTGCAGGCGCAGCGTGGCGAGCACGGCGAGCTGCGCGTCGCTCATCTCGTCGACCGCGCGGGCGCAACGGAGGCGTCGGGCCAGGCGGAAGGTGGCCATGCGCAGATCGGTCGCAGTGAGCTGGAGGAGATCATCGGAGGCAGGCATTACTTAGACAGTCTATCTAATCCGAATCCGCACAGGGCCGCCATGCTGGAGATCCGCACCCTGCCAGGTCGCGAGTCCGGCTCGGGCACAATGGTCGGGTGACCCGAACCCCCGCGATCGAGATCGCCGTCCAGGATCCCGCCGGCGTCCGCATCGCCCGAGCCGTGGGCGCCGCGCGCGTGGAGCTCGCTCAGGCGCTGCCGCTCGGCGGGCTGACGCCCTCGATCGCCACCGTCGAGCTGGCCGTGGAGACGGCCCGTGCAGACGGACTCGAGGTGCACGTGCTCATCCGGCCCCGAGCGGGCGGCTTCCGCTACGACGGCGACGAGATCGCGCTGTCCGAGCGCGACGTCCGCCGGGCCGTCGACGCCGGAGCCGACGGGGTCGTGATCGGAGCCCTCGCGGCCGACGGGCACCTCGACCTCGACGCCATGGCGCGTCTGCGCGATGCGGCCGGCGGGGCGTCGGTGACCCTGCACCGTGCGATCGACGTCACCCCCGATCCGGTCGCCACTCTCGTCGCCGCGCGGGGACTCGGACTGCGCCGCGTGCTGACCTCGGGCGGGGCATCCGCCGCGATCGACGGCATCGAGACCCTGCGTGCCCTCGTCGTCGAGGCCGCAGGCGGGATCGAGGTCATGGCGGGCAGCGGAGTGGGAGCCGCCAACGCCGCCGATCTCGCCGCCACCGGCGTCGATGCGCTGCACTTCTCCGCCAAGCGCACGGTGCACGAGGCCGGCGGGGTGCGGATGGGGGCGGCCGCCGAGGGCGTCGGAGGGTACGACGTCACCGATCTCGCGATCGCCCAGAGCGTGCTCGCCGCCCTCGCCGACTGACGGCTGCCGCTCGCGCTCAGTAGTGTGGGGGCGTGACGGATACCCGAGAATTCACGGATGCCGACGGCATCGCCATCGTCTACGACGTGCACCCGGCGGCAGGTGATGCCCGAGGAGTGGTGCAGCTGCTGCACGGGGTGGGCGAGCATGCGGGTCGGTACGGACGGCTGATCGCCGCACTCACCGACGCCGGATTCATCGTCTACGCCGACGATCATCGCGGGCACGGTCGCACCGGCATCCGCCAGCACGGCGGACCCGAGAAACTCGGCCGACTCGGCAAGGGCGGTCTGCGCGCGGCGGAGGCGGCGATCTGGCAGCTCACCGGCATCATCACGGCGGAGCACCCCGACCTTCCCCTCGTGCTGCTGGGGCACTCGTGGGGGTCGTTCCTCGCACAGATGCTCGTGAACGACCACCCCGAGGCCTGGGATGCGGTGATCCTCTCCGGCTCGGCTCTGCGCACCCCCGGCTCGCTCAATGCCGCACCGCTGAACGCGCGGTGGGCAGCGGACGACGCCACCGGCCTCGAATGGCTCAGCAGGGACCCGGCGGTGTGGACGTCGTTCGACGAGGACCCGCTCACGACGAACCAGCCGCTGCTCAAGCTGTTCGGTCCCGTCGAGGCGGCCAAGCTCTACGGCCGTCCGCGCAAGGACCTCGACCGCGACATCCCGCTGCTGCTCCTCGTCGGTCGCGATGATCCGGTCGGGGGTCCTCGGAGCGTGCACAAGCTCGCCGACGAGTACCGCACGCGCTCGGGACTCACCGACATCACGACCCTCGTCTACCCCGACGCGCGCCACGAGATCTTCAACGAGCTGCAGCAGGACGAGGTCCGCGCCGACATCCTGTCGTGGCTCGACGCGCGCATCCCCTCGCGCTGAGCACCCGCATCTCGTATCGCTGAGAACCCGTGGGTCCTCGCGCTGAGCACCCGTGGGTCCTCGCGTGACGCCCGATGACCCCGTGTGACAGCGGGTGAATGCGCATGACGTCGCGCGCGCCTCTCTCCCCCGCCCCCGCATATTTTCGTGTGAGGGGGCGAGAGGGAGGTGAGCGGTGGGTTTCGACGAGGAGTGGCGCAGCTGGCACGAGACGCGGGAGCGCTATGCGGGGGCGGAGTACGGTCCGGCGGCACTCGAGTCGACGAACTGGCTGATCACCGAGCCCGCCGCCGTGGAGGGTGTTCCGGGCCTCTGGGCGCTGACCGGCGACGGCGGGATCCGCGGAACCGACCTCGGCACGTCCGGATCGGTCGTCACGCTCCACGGCCCGCAGGCGCTGCGACTCGGCAGGCGTGAGCTGCGGGTGTTCGATCGGCGGGGGTCGGTCGCGTTGCGGGTCTTCAACCCGCAGCGCGCCGAGCGCGAGTCGTTCGGCGGCATCGACGCGTATCCGCCACGGAGGGGGTGGCGGATCCGCGCGTCGTTCACCGAGACGCCCGGGGAATCGGTGACCGTCACCGCGGTCGACGGCTCCGTGCACGAACAGGCGCTGGCCGGGCGACTGCGCTTCGAGCTCGACGGCATCCCGCACTCGCTGAGCGTGACGCGCACCGAGCGCGGCGGTCTCACGGCGGTCTTCGCCGACGGCACGAACGGCATCGAGACGTATCGGTTCCGGTTCCTGCCGATCGGCGAGCCCGACGACGACGGCACGGTGATCGTCGACTTCAACCGGGCGTACCTGCCGCCGTGCGCTTTCTCCGACCAGTACCTGTGCCCGCAGCCGCTCGCCGAGAACCGCTACTCGCTGCCCATCCGCGCGGGGGAGCGCGCGGTCGTGCGGGGGCGCTGACCCCGTCGGCGCCGCACTCGCCGCCCCGCCGCGCCGCACTCGCCGCCCCGCCGGGCCGCACTCGCGACCCCGCTGGCGCCGCACTCGCCGCCCCGGCGGGAGCCCCGCGCCTTAAGCTGTACTCGTGCACGGAGAATACAAGGTCCCAGGGGGCAAGCTCGTCGTCGTCGACCTCGAGGTCGACGACGGCAGGATCGCGGAGTTCCGCCTGGCGGGTGACTTCTTCCTCGAACCGGACACCGCGCTCGACGCGATCAACGACGCCGTGAACGGGCTGCCCGTCGAGACGGATGCCTCGACGATCGCCGCCGCCGTGCGTGCGGCCCTGCCCGAGGGCGCGCAGCTGCTCGGCTTCACGCCGGAGTCGGTCGGCACCACGGTTCGCCGTGCTCTCGTGACGGCCCCGGGCTGGCGCGACTTCGACTGGGAGATCGTGCACGACAAGGCGGTCTCGCCCCAGATGAACCTCGCCCTCGACGAGGTCCTGACCTCGCGCGTCGGCGAGGGCCGTCGCCGCCCGACCCTGCGCATCTGGGAATGGGACGGATCGGCCGTGGTGATCGGCTCGTTCCAGTCGTACCGCAACGAGGTCGACCCCGAGGGGGCGGCCCGGCACGGTTTCGACGTGGTGCGTCGCATCTCCGGCGGTGGAGCGATGCTCATCCCCGCAGGGCAGATCATCACGTACTCGCTGTACGTGCCGGCATCCCTCGTGCAGGGCATGACCTTCGCCGATTCGTACGCGTTCCTCGACGACTGGGTGCTGCACGCGCTGCGCTCGGTGGGCATCGACGCGGTGTACCAGCCGCTCAACGACATCGCGAGCCCCTCGGGCAAGATCGGCGGCGCCGCGCAGAAGCGCCTCGCCAACGGAGGAGTGCTGCACCACGCCTCGCTCTCGTACGACCTCGACGGTCAGATCATGACCGAGGTGCTGCGCATCGGACGTGAGAAGCTCAGCGACAAGGGCACCACGTCGGCGGCCAAGCGGGTCGACCCCCTGCGTCGGCAGACCGGTCTCACGCGCGAGGAGATCATCGAGCGCTTCATCGAGACCTTCCGCTCGCTCACCGACGCGGAGACGGGTGAGATCACGGCCGACGAGTACGCCGCGGCCGAGGCGCTGGTGGAGTCGAAGTTCGCCACCGAGGCGTGGCTGCACCGCGTTCCGTGACCGCGCAGCCCGGGCCGGACGCCCCCGGCGCGGTCTCGATCATCCAGGGCGACAACCTGGCCGTCGCCGCGTCGCTGCCGTCGGCGTCGTTCACGCTGGTGTACCTCGATCCGCCGTTCAACACGGGTCGTACGCAGGAGCGTCAGGTGGTCACCGCCCGCCGCTCGGTCACGATTCAGCAGGAGTCGGAGGCAGGGGCCGGTGCGGTCGCGGAATCCCGCGGATCCGATGCCGCGGCAGACTCGGCCGTGCGGAGAACGGAACCGGCGACGCCGCCGTCCGAGGTGCGGTACGGGTTCCACGGGCACGCCTACGAGCGGGTCCGCGGGATGCTGCGCGCCTACGACGACCGCTTCGACGACTACGGCGCGTTCCTGATGCCGCGGCTCGAGCAGGCGTGGCGGCTGCTCGCCGACGACGGCACGCTGTACCTGCATCTCGACTACCGCGAGGCGCACTACGCCAAGGTCATGCTCGACGCGGTGTTCGGCCGTGACTGCTTTCTCAACGAGCTCATCTGGGCCTACGACTACGGTGCCAAGTCGCGCCGCCGCTGGCCGACCAAGCACGACACGATCCTCGTGTACGTGAAGAACCCGCGCGAGTACGTCTTCAACTCCGACGACATCGACCGTGAGCCGTACATGGCACCGGGTCTCGTCACACCCGAGAAGGCCGCCAGGGGCAAGCTGCCCACCGACGTGTGGTGGCACACGATCGTGCCGACGACCGGGCGCGAGAAGACCGGGTACCCGACCCAGAAGCCCGAGGGCATCCTTCGGCGCATCGTGCGCGCGTCGAGCCGACCGGGAGACCGCGTGCTCGACCTCTTCGCGGGCAGCGGCACGACCGGGGCCGTCGCGTCGGCGCTCGGGCGGGATGCGGTGCTGGTCGACGACAACCCCGAAGCCGTGCGCGTGATGACCGTGCGGATGCCGCACGCCGAGGTCGCAGCCTTCGACGAGTAGCACGCGGGCGCCCGCCGACCGGCCGCACGGCCGAAGCGGCGGTCCTGGAGCGTCGGGGGTGCCGGATAGGCTCGACGCATGCGACGTATCCGGGGGGTGGTCGTCATCGCGCTCGCGGTGACACTGGTGGGCTGTGCAGGGCAGGAGGGCGACGCGGATCCCGCGTCGGTCGAGGCGATGCTCGACGTCGAGAAGGTTCCCGGCGTCCTCGTCGCGCCGTACGAGCACTTCGTGCAGATCGACCCCGATGCGCCGGAGGACGAGATCGTGACGACGGCGCTCGCGGTGCGCGACATCGTCGACGGGATGGGCGAGGACCGCCCGCGCGACCTCGAGATCGTCGCCGTGTACCCGGGTGACCCCTACGTGAACACGACGTTCACGACGTCCACGTACGACGACCCCGACCGCTTCGAGGACGACGTCCGTCTGTGGGCGGGATTCCTCGACGACGGCTTCACCGAGGTCAGTTATGTCACCGCCTCCGAGGGGGCGGGCCCCGGAACCCTGGCGGTGTTCTCGGAGGGTCAGGGAGAAGCAGGAAAGACGCTGGCCGAGGCTTACGGCGCGAT
The sequence above is a segment of the Microbacterium sp. Root553 genome. Coding sequences within it:
- a CDS encoding DNA-methyltransferase, with product MAAPRSVTAQPGPDAPGAVSIIQGDNLAVAASLPSASFTLVYLDPPFNTGRTQERQVVTARRSVTIQQESEAGAGAVAESRGSDAAADSAVRRTEPATPPSEVRYGFHGHAYERVRGMLRAYDDRFDDYGAFLMPRLEQAWRLLADDGTLYLHLDYREAHYAKVMLDAVFGRDCFLNELIWAYDYGAKSRRRWPTKHDTILVYVKNPREYVFNSDDIDREPYMAPGLVTPEKAARGKLPTDVWWHTIVPTTGREKTGYPTQKPEGILRRIVRASSRPGDRVLDLFAGSGTTGAVASALGRDAVLVDDNPEAVRVMTVRMPHAEVAAFDE
- a CDS encoding alpha/beta fold hydrolase; its protein translation is MTDTREFTDADGIAIVYDVHPAAGDARGVVQLLHGVGEHAGRYGRLIAALTDAGFIVYADDHRGHGRTGIRQHGGPEKLGRLGKGGLRAAEAAIWQLTGIITAEHPDLPLVLLGHSWGSFLAQMLVNDHPEAWDAVILSGSALRTPGSLNAAPLNARWAADDATGLEWLSRDPAVWTSFDEDPLTTNQPLLKLFGPVEAAKLYGRPRKDLDRDIPLLLLVGRDDPVGGPRSVHKLADEYRTRSGLTDITTLVYPDARHEIFNELQQDEVRADILSWLDARIPSR
- a CDS encoding copper homeostasis protein CutC, which codes for MTRTPAIEIAVQDPAGVRIARAVGAARVELAQALPLGGLTPSIATVELAVETARADGLEVHVLIRPRAGGFRYDGDEIALSERDVRRAVDAGADGVVIGALAADGHLDLDAMARLRDAAGGASVTLHRAIDVTPDPVATLVAARGLGLRRVLTSGGASAAIDGIETLRALVVEAAGGIEVMAGSGVGAANAADLAATGVDALHFSAKRTVHEAGGVRMGAAAEGVGGYDVTDLAIAQSVLAALAD
- a CDS encoding DUF1684 domain-containing protein; its protein translation is MGFDEEWRSWHETRERYAGAEYGPAALESTNWLITEPAAVEGVPGLWALTGDGGIRGTDLGTSGSVVTLHGPQALRLGRRELRVFDRRGSVALRVFNPQRAERESFGGIDAYPPRRGWRIRASFTETPGESVTVTAVDGSVHEQALAGRLRFELDGIPHSLSVTRTERGGLTAVFADGTNGIETYRFRFLPIGEPDDDGTVIVDFNRAYLPPCAFSDQYLCPQPLAENRYSLPIRAGERAVVRGR
- a CDS encoding MarR family winged helix-turn-helix transcriptional regulator → MPASDDLLQLTATDLRMATFRLARRLRCARAVDEMSDAQLAVLATLRLHGRRTISALAERERVTAPSMTSMINGLETQGFVLRTPDSDDRRRVQVDITDAGTEIVAQTIRRRDELLAAMLAELDFTPDELSTLREASELMRRVVER
- a CDS encoding lipoate--protein ligase family protein, whose protein sequence is MHGEYKVPGGKLVVVDLEVDDGRIAEFRLAGDFFLEPDTALDAINDAVNGLPVETDASTIAAAVRAALPEGAQLLGFTPESVGTTVRRALVTAPGWRDFDWEIVHDKAVSPQMNLALDEVLTSRVGEGRRRPTLRIWEWDGSAVVIGSFQSYRNEVDPEGAARHGFDVVRRISGGGAMLIPAGQIITYSLYVPASLVQGMTFADSYAFLDDWVLHALRSVGIDAVYQPLNDIASPSGKIGGAAQKRLANGGVLHHASLSYDLDGQIMTEVLRIGREKLSDKGTTSAAKRVDPLRRQTGLTREEIIERFIETFRSLTDAETGEITADEYAAAEALVESKFATEAWLHRVP